The following are encoded in a window of Nitrospirota bacterium genomic DNA:
- a CDS encoding sigma-54-dependent Fis family transcriptional regulator produces the protein MKDKSLGVLIVDDDQSIRDLLGTILKEKYTVVTASSGKAALKILKEVDINIVLLDMRLPDIEGLDILKTVKEDYPDIEVMVVSVVKDIEMVVRAMRLGAFNYISKDFDSDEVLAQVDKMKEKIEEKREKNYLRGELEQVSDVEFIRGQSVLMSQLEETLEKIAPLPTTVLLLGESGTGKKLIAKYLHSKSHLSDKPFVTVDLSTIPENLIESTLFGHEKGAFTGAHKQNYGKFELANGGTLFLDEIGCLKYETQSKLLRVIQDKEIERVGSSKTIKVDVRLVVATNIDLTDAVRKGEFREDLYYRINVVPIKLPPLRERRQDIPEFVKNFMVKYNRRFRKNVNKITDQAMNILLTFNWPGNIRELENLIERLVAVSDNNVIAEEDIPVDYYMFPKSGKDGQDSLLQNVCDTFERNFILKTLEHERWSRTKTANILGVPISTLKYKFNRLNIYDILGQRKKLSRRSKNIAKYFKN, from the coding sequence ATGAAAGACAAAAGCTTAGGAGTATTAATAGTAGATGATGATCAAAGCATAAGAGACCTTCTGGGGACAATTCTGAAGGAGAAATATACTGTAGTTACAGCATCATCAGGAAAGGCTGCACTTAAGATATTGAAAGAGGTTGACATAAACATTGTCCTTTTGGACATGCGTCTTCCTGATATTGAGGGATTGGATATACTAAAGACTGTAAAGGAAGATTATCCTGATATTGAGGTAATGGTTGTTTCCGTTGTGAAGGATATTGAGATGGTTGTAAGGGCGATGAGGCTCGGTGCCTTCAACTATATTTCAAAAGACTTTGATTCTGATGAGGTGTTGGCCCAGGTTGACAAGATGAAAGAAAAGATAGAAGAGAAACGTGAAAAGAATTATCTCAGAGGTGAACTGGAACAGGTCTCTGATGTAGAGTTTATCAGGGGACAGAGTGTATTGATGAGTCAGTTGGAGGAGACATTGGAAAAGATTGCCCCGCTTCCTACAACTGTTCTTTTACTTGGAGAAAGCGGTACCGGTAAGAAACTAATTGCTAAGTATCTTCATAGCAAGAGCCACCTCAGTGATAAGCCATTTGTCACAGTTGATTTATCAACAATTCCTGAAAATCTTATTGAGAGTACCCTTTTCGGACATGAAAAAGGGGCCTTCACCGGTGCACATAAACAAAATTACGGTAAATTTGAACTGGCAAACGGAGGAACCCTTTTCCTTGATGAAATCGGCTGTCTTAAATATGAGACACAGAGTAAACTCCTGCGGGTAATTCAGGATAAGGAGATAGAGAGGGTCGGAAGTTCTAAAACAATAAAGGTGGATGTCCGGCTTGTTGTGGCAACAAATATAGACCTTACGGACGCAGTAAGAAAAGGTGAATTTCGTGAAGACCTTTATTACAGGATAAATGTTGTTCCTATTAAACTGCCGCCTCTCAGAGAAAGAAGACAGGATATACCTGAATTTGTAAAAAACTTCATGGTAAAATACAACAGGCGTTTCAGGAAAAATGTAAATAAGATAACTGACCAGGCAATGAATATACTGCTGACTTTCAACTGGCCAGGTAATATAAGGGAACTTGAGAATCTGATAGAGAGGCTCGTTGCTGTTTCAGACAACAATGTGATAGCAGAAGAGGATATACCTGTAGATTATTATATGTTCCCCAAATCAGGAAAAGACGGTCAGGATAGCTTACTGCAAAATGTATGTGATACCTTTGAACGTAACTTCATCTTAAAGACACTTGAACATGAGAGGTGGAGCAGGACAAAGACAGCAAATATCCTCGGTGTTCCAATTAGTACATTGAAATATAAATTTAACAGGCTGAACATATACGATATTCTTGGTCAGAGAAAGAAATTATCCCGCAGGTCTAAGAATATTGCGAAGTATTTTAAGAATTAG